The sequence TCCAGATCTCCCTTTCGTTAAGGGGAACTATCGATTTGTTTGATCAtttacagcacacacacacaagggatGGTTTGGCGCCAATTGCTGGCAAGTAGTGTGGTGAAGTGTGACTGGTGGTGCGTTGTGACTTGTGGTCTCTGTGATCTGTGATCCTCTCAGCAGGAGGACAACTGTACGTTGAATGGGTGAGTCCGGCGATAAAGCGGACCCATCGTCGGAAGgcaagcagcaccagcagaaaGAACTTACAGGAGGCAAGATGCGTGTCGGCGAGGATGATCTGCCGAGCCTCGAGTACATCGAGGACCCGTACATTCCGAAGCTCGATCCGAACTGCTTTACGCCCTCGCTCGACGAGGTGTACGACATCGACGAAGACGACGGTCTGATCGGTCACGAGGAGCAGCACTGGTCGGACGAAACGGAACGCTATCTACGCTCGCTAACGCTCGATCAAATACTCGGTGTGCCGTCCGACGACGAGGATATCGATCCAACGTCGGAAGTGGAGCTGCAAACTGTTGAGACGGAGTTTAATCCACCCCTATCCTCCGACGAGGGAGACACTGGCGAACTGGCATCCAACCGTACCAGCCGATCGCCCGGCAAAGATCCCGGCGAGCGGCTCGGTGTGGGAATTTGTTTCGAACCTGCCGGCAATGCTGATACTGCCACCAGCCGCCCATCGCCGGGCGGCGGTGGAGGTGTGGTACGAAACATTCTGGCCAGCCGGTTGCTGCTCGGCAGTGCCACCAATCGACGCATCCGGGCGCTGTTCAATCGGCGCAAAATTCGGGACGTGCGAGTCACGTTCATCGATTTCTCGAAGCCATACCTGGCCCGTATCTCGAGTGGTGATAACTACAAAAGCTTCCTCAACATTGGGAGTGCGACAGGTAAGAGCGGTAACAGTGGGTCggagtgcgtgcgtgagttCTAACGGAGAGACTGGTTGCATAAAACATATCCACCATGCCTGGAGGAATGTTGGATGACGGTCGGTGAAACCCGTAAAGTGTGGAAACTTTTCCGTATGACGTCGCAGAGGACAACGATCGCGCACAATACAATGACACTGTGAAGcgtcggggggggggggggggggttggtggTTGCGTATACATTAGCTAATAGTGCATTGTAAAGCACAGCATTACGCGGTCCCACAAGCATGACGATGGTAAATGGGTAGTGTATTTGaaacatacattttgtacACAACCGCCACCGAACGCGGTGAAAAGAAGCGTACTTTGTGATGTTGCTTCGCCGCGATCTTGTCATGCGCTTAtcagggggtgggggggtcactttttttcgttgtgtaTGGAATTTGCGTTCCTTGGACTCTTGGAGAAGCATGCGTGACACATTTATGGTCTTATCACGAGAGCGGACTTGAACTTGTTGTGCCACTTACAATCGCCACAAAAATTTAAGAATAATTGCAATTAGGCAGTGACGTAAGCACAACCATATGATCGCTTTATAATGGATGGTCAGCGACACGTGTCATTGCCCCACACATTGCCAACGTTCAACACAGAAGTATCGGAAGCAGTTCACCAAGCTGGATCAGCATACGGAACAAATGGAAAAGCTAATCACTTTTACCTGTGTGGGTCATACACGACGACGGTTATTTTCTTGTGCAAAGTTTAGGTTCATACGTACTCGCACTTCACGAACTAAGGGAGTGAATAAAATGGCTCAAAGTCGATCAAGAGTTCTTTCACTTTTTCAAGGCCATTGATTCCGTTCAATGGTTGcatgtgtggtggtgtgccaGGGCTGCGCATTCATGTAAATGAAAACGGAAAATGCAAAGGTCTTCACCACGGCTATGCAATGCGCGAACGGAATGCAGTTTTCGATCGTTTGGACAGCGCTCATTTTGAAATGTACCCTTACCCTATGGTTTTATGTAAACTATCCTTAATATTTGCTTTAAATGTATCCCAATACACCCAATATTCAACGTATGATTGTTTTGTGCCTGGTTGTTAAAAGCACGCGTAAAGTATGAAATATGTCTATGGCGTCACGTCAGCTTCTGTACACTTTCACGTTTCCAAAGCCATACAAAACCAGGAACTTTGGGTCAGAATAATCCAACTTTTTCCTCTGGGGTtagaaaaacaacaccaaaagcACATAAAAGCATTCAAGGACAAAAACTGCCCAGAAACAAGAACAAGGTGAAACATCCGCTCTTGGAGCTGCAGGTGTTGGCAGTCGTACAAGTACGGTGACACGTTGGGCAAAATGTATAATGGAAGGCTGCTCAAAACTTTACCTTCTGTCAATAGCTAGCTTGTTTGTCGGCTTCTCCTTCTTTTACAACAACACCTACTGGTATAAAACTCTTCTTGAAGAAAGTTTGTAGATTTAACATTAAATTCTAAACGATGAATGGAGTGTGTCGATTGAATTATTTCTGTAATAATTCCGGAACGACTGGAACTATCTTAAACATTTCACgttaagaaaaaacaacaacagtataATACAAGGGATTCATTGTTCTGTGAATCTTATGTTCTACGCAAATATTGTCACGCGGCCCCGACCGAAGCCGTAGCTTTTCAGCTCTTTCTCAATCTTGCTTCTACTCTGTATTGAATACGAAACGATTAGCTGATGTTCGGCCATGTAGTTTTGCTCTCCATAAAATCTATTTATCGCTGCAGAGGTCGGTTAGAAGTATCTTCGATCGACGACGCGGCTTCGACAAGCATTGTTAGCCACTTATTTCGACTGATTGTGGTAAGATGGACGATTTTTCGACACGCAGCCGTCACGTAGTTTCACGAAGCGAACAAGGCACGAAGTAAAGGAGCGTCACATATAAATCGTCTTTCGGATGCAGCGTCTAAAAATGATCCTATCTTGCGGAAGAGATAAAGCGTTTTTTCTAAGTAGTATGGGTACGTCCGTtggtgtagtagtagtagtagtagagtACGTCCGTTGGTCTCGGAGGCTGATGATGAAGAGAGCGATCGATCCGTTGATCGTACGCACGAAGCCTTTTCACAAAAATCTTATCGCAGGATCGAAGAGAGGATCCACGCCGGAAACTCTCTCGCACGCGCTCACGCAGTTGACAAGCGATAAGAACGCACTGATCGCTCCAGAAACGCATTCGAAAGCAGGGGTTTCGCAGTGATGATACGCGGTTAATTGAACATCGTTATGTTCGATAACCAGACGACTTCGTCTCAAACATGGATGTCCAGGATGTGCTTAGGGTTTCGTAGGGTGCTACGAAAGACCCCTTTTATACAAGTTTTAAAAAGATACAGTTTACTTGTGCATAAGTTTAGTTTCCTCGAAATTTACTGCCCAGACACACTGTTGTGGCGgaggtcttcatacgacaggaccgggattcaaatcccaaccgGACTGTTCCCTCAGTAAGCCAGTCTAGTAGGCATGATCGTAAAAggccgttaggccaagaagagagactGTTGGTTGGTCTGAATCGGTTTCTACATTCGTAAATCTTAAGTCTTATTTATTTCTCCAGAGATGAGAAGATGTACAATGCGGCGTCtgaccgtaataataaataaatgaaaataagaTGAGAAGATGTTTTGCCAGTAATCAGAACATAAAATTTTCAGCTTCTTTGTTCAGCTGTAAAAAAATTTCATGCACATAAAAAGACAATGAAACCTTGGGTGGCCAGTACATGAAACatcttttaaatcattttaaagcATACGGGCATACGTTACCAAGTATAAAACTGTACGATACGAATTCTACTTTCGACTCATGCTTTTATGATCTTTTTTACGTCCAATTGCAGACAATTCTGGAAAATTATCTGATGCATCTCCGGTGGGATCGATCAGCTCGGCCGAAATAGCGAATGAATTTTCCGGCCTATCCGCTGAGGAGCAAACAGCGCAGCGCGAAGAATGGAGTCAGGTAGGTTTGTTTGCTCTGTTTTGCGATACCGATACCTCCAACATTCACAGATGACCAGCTCGTTGTTGATTGCTACTATGAAAAATTTGCCCAGTTGCAACACCTGACCGTGTTCCGTACCTGTTTGCTAGTTCTAATCGTTTGTTGGGTTTCTTtgtgcacacgcacaccctcCAGGAACTGGCACGTGTCGAAGAGGAGATAACCACGCTGCGGACGGTGCTACAGTCAAAGATGCGGCATGCCAGCGAGCTGAAGCGTAAGCTGGGCATTACCGTGTGGAAGGAAATCACGGACGACGTTAGCCAAGGATTTAAGAACGTTAAAGAAAGCAACGTGTAAGTATTGATTGCTGACCACCGGACACACATGAAAACCTTATATTGCTACGCTCGTTCAAATCGAATTCATGTCGCGTTACTCTCAGCACAATCAATCAAGAGCGTCAATCAATCAAATATTATTTCGCGTTCCccgttttcgtttttggttGTTGACGTATTTCTTTTTACAATTAttccgttttgtttatttccacGGCATTTTCTATGGTATGCATCTTCAGTTATCAAAGCGTCGAAACGAAGGTCGGGGAAATAACGAACGTGGTCACAAGTGCACCGATGTAAGTAAGCTCTTCTAAAATGTACGCCAAAAGGTTGCTGACTGACCTGACCGTCTCACAATTTCGCTATTGGCACGTATCTGCTATGTGGCTAAattatctgtgtgtgtgtgtttgtgctttccCCTACTAACAATAATGCGTATACAGTTCTTACTACCTTCGCATCGATGTTGCCACCGAACCGTTGATTCAGTTAGTTTCTTACTTTATTCCCTTAAGTTAGTATGATTTATTAcaactccttttttttggtaacaCCAAAACCTCCCCCAAAATTGGTTGACACGTTTTTAAATGTGTAGCTTAAATGTTTGTTCAATAAACTTCCATCTTTTCTCTTCCGCTTGCATGTTAAAATAGGATATCGAGAGGGTAAGTCCACTGTTCCCTATATATTAATATATTCATACCACTAACATGTTGCCTTCTACTTAGTAGTATGCTTATAACCGTCTATTAGTTGACACTAATGAAACCCACAACAACCACAATCTGTTTGCTCAAGTGTGTATTCCTCCAATatgtgcttgcttgcttgttgaACACATATGTAGTCAGCCAAGTACTTACACTAATCTAGCAGCAAAGCAGTGAAATTGAGCTAACAAGCAAAACTCACTCTTCCTGTGCACCTTTCTTCGTTTCTTTTGCATCGACGCAGCTATCAAAAGACGGAAAGTGCGATCAAAACGACGGCCGGTAAGACGACATCTGTGATCGGAGGCATTGCGGGTAAAATGACACAAAAGCTGACGGAAATGAAGCAGTCCGATTCGTTCCGGTCGTTCGAAGAGCGGGTCGGAACGGCGTACGAGAATGTTCGGGTAAGGCGCCACATGAAACACGCGCAAACATGAAACTTGCTGCTAACCGTAACTTTATCTCTTGACGCATGCCCGAAGTCGAAGGTTTCATCGCGCTCCAGCTCGGTGCAGAGCTTGTCTGATATTCAGAATGACGAACGTCGCAGTTCCGTGACCACGCCAACCGCCATCCCAGAGGAGAAACCGATCCCCTAAGCTCGTGACCGGCTCAGCGGGAGCTATGGACGTGTGggggtgtgttgtgtgttgttgtgcttCTTGCAAACTATCTACGGTTAGACAGGATCGCCGTTGAAGAACAGTCGAGTTTGTATCTGGGAACGGAGCGTATTGTCCGTCTTTTTCGTATGGCTTCATTGCGATTAAACCTCTTCAATTTGTGCTAACCCTTTAGTTTgcgtctgtgtctgtgtgtgtgtgggatgatGCTCAACATGCTATCAAACCTTTATTTAACGAACATAATGAATCTAAACTACTGTCGGAATGCTGCGCGAAGATTAAGACAGAAGTGTCGGATACAGGATGCAAGAAGCCTATCATACAATTTTACTCTTAAGTTACATTTGAGTCCAGCCCCGTTTAAGCTAACAAGCGGTAAGCACACAGCTGCATCGCATAGGAACGATAATCAGGAACGGTCCTTTCATGTGGAGGAAGCAGACAACGGACAGCGTCGCGTTAACATACAACTAATAAAACATAGCAAAAATCGCACTCTCC comes from Anopheles stephensi strain Indian unplaced genomic scaffold, UCI_ANSTEP_V1.0 ucontig58, whole genome shotgun sequence and encodes:
- the LOC118517166 gene encoding uncharacterized protein LOC118517166 isoform X3 — encoded protein: MGESGDKADPSSEGKQHQQKELTGGKMRVGEDDLPSLEYIEDPYIPKLDPNCFTPSLDEVYDIDEDDGLIGHEEQHWSDETERYLRSLTLDQILGVPSDDEDIDPTSEVELQTVETEFNPPLSSDEGDTGELASNRTSRSPGKDPGERLGVGICFEPAGNADTATSRPSPGGGGGVVRNILASRLLLGSATNRRIRALFNRRKIRDVRVTFIDFSKPYLARISSGDNYKSFLNIGSATDNSGKLSDASPVGSISSAEIANEFSGLSAEEQTAQREEWSQELARVEEEITTLRTVLQSKMRHASELKRKLGITVWKEITDDVSQGFKNVKESNVISRGYQKTESAIKTTAGKTTSVIGGIAGKMTQKLTEMKQSDSFRSFEERVGTAYENVRSKVSSRSSSVQSLSDIQNDERRSSVTTPTAIPEEKPIP
- the LOC118517166 gene encoding uncharacterized protein LOC118517166 isoform X1; protein product: MGESGDKADPSSEGKQHQQKELTGGKMRVGEDDLPSLEYIEDPYIPKLDPNCFTPSLDEVYDIDEDDGLIGHEEQHWSDETERYLRSLTLDQILGVPSDDEDIDPTSEVELQTVETEFNPPLSSDEGDTGELASNRTSRSPGKDPGERLGVGICFEPAGNADTATSRPSPGGGGGVVRNILASRLLLGSATNRRIRALFNRRKIRDVRVTFIDFSKPYLARISSGDNYKSFLNIGSATDNSGKLSDASPVGSISSAEIANEFSGLSAEEQTAQREEWSQELARVEEEITTLRTVLQSKMRHASELKRKLGITVWKEITDDVSQGFKNVKESNVYQSVETKVGEITNVVTSAPMISRGYQKTESAIKTTAGKTTSVIGGIAGKMTQKLTEMKQSDSFRSFEERVGTAYENVRSKVSSRSSSVQSLSDIQNDERRSSVTTPTAIPEEKPIP
- the LOC118517166 gene encoding uncharacterized protein LOC118517166 isoform X2 — protein: MGESGDKADPSSEGKQHQQKELTGGKMRVGEDDLPSLEYIEDPYIPKLDPNCFTPSLDEVYDIDEDDGLIGHEEQHWSDETERYLRSLTLDQILGVPSDDEDIDPTSEVELQTVETEFNPPLSSDEGDTGELASNRTSRSPGKDPGERLGVGICFEPAGNADTATSRPSPGGGGGVVRNILASRLLLGSATNRRIRALFNRRKIRDVRVTFIDFSKPYLARISSGDNYKSFLNIGSATDNSGKLSDASPVGSISSAEIANEFSGLSAEEQTAQREEWSQELARVEEEITTLRTVLQSKMRHASELKRKLGITVWKEITDDVSQGFKNVKESNVYQSVETKVGEITNVVTSAPIYQKTESAIKTTAGKTTSVIGGIAGKMTQKLTEMKQSDSFRSFEERVGTAYENVRSKVSSRSSSVQSLSDIQNDERRSSVTTPTAIPEEKPIP
- the LOC118517166 gene encoding tumor protein D52-like isoform X4 encodes the protein MEETSYNSGKLSDASPVGSISSAEIANEFSGLSAEEQTAQREEWSQELARVEEEITTLRTVLQSKMRHASELKRKLGITVWKEITDDVSQGFKNVKESNVYQSVETKVGEITNVVTSAPMISRGYQKTESAIKTTAGKTTSVIGGIAGKMTQKLTEMKQSDSFRSFEERVGTAYENVRSKVSSRSSSVQSLSDIQNDERRSSVTTPTAIPEEKPIP
- the LOC118517166 gene encoding tumor protein D52-like isoform X5; the encoded protein is MEETSYNSGKLSDASPVGSISSAEIANEFSGLSAEEQTAQREEWSQELARVEEEITTLRTVLQSKMRHASELKRKLGITVWKEITDDVSQGFKNVKESNVYQSVETKVGEITNVVTSAPIYQKTESAIKTTAGKTTSVIGGIAGKMTQKLTEMKQSDSFRSFEERVGTAYENVRSKVSSRSSSVQSLSDIQNDERRSSVTTPTAIPEEKPIP